A single Drosophila ananassae strain 14024-0371.13 chromosome 3L, ASM1763931v2, whole genome shotgun sequence DNA region contains:
- the LOC6495206 gene encoding larval cuticle protein 3 — protein MFKILLVCSLAALVAANAVVEVKELVNEVNPDGFQSKLVLDDGSASSASGDVHGNIDGVFEWISPEGVHVRVNYKADENGYQPQSDLLPTPPPIPEAILKAIAYIQANPSKN, from the exons ATGTTCAAGATC CTGCTTGTCTGTTCTCTTGCCGCCCTTGTGGCCGCCAACGCCGTTGTGGAGGTTAAGGAGCTGGTGAACGAAGTGAACCCCGACGGTTTCCAGAGCAAACTGGTCCTCGATGATGGATCCGCTTCCTCTGCCTCCGGAGATGTGCACGGAAACATTGACGGAGTCTTCGAATGGATTTCCCCCGAGGGCGTTCACGTCCGTGTGAACTACAAGGCCGATGAGAACGGATACCAGCCCCAGAGCGATCTGCTGCCCACTCCCCCGCCAATCCCTGAGGCTATCCTGAAGGCCATCGCCTACATCCAGGCCAACCCCAGCAAGAACTAA